The Streptomyces sp. DH-12 genome has a window encoding:
- a CDS encoding GNAT family N-acetyltransferase: MTTLSVTTWSLEQTAPTDLRPAAVPEGDVRVVRSEVPSPEFSRFLYASVGGDIRWTDRLGWTYARWREHLERPGVETWVAHDRGTPAGYVELEAQDEGVVEILYFGLLPAFRGRRIGGHLLSYGVARAWDLADRWPGVKPTARVWLHTCSKDGEHALGNYLRRGFRLFDTTVEDEPERAAPGPWPGAYPA; encoded by the coding sequence ATGACGACCCTCTCCGTGACCACTTGGTCCCTGGAGCAGACCGCGCCCACCGATCTCCGTCCGGCCGCCGTGCCCGAGGGGGACGTGCGGGTGGTCCGCTCCGAGGTGCCCTCCCCCGAGTTCAGCCGGTTCCTGTACGCGTCGGTGGGCGGCGACATCCGCTGGACCGACCGGCTGGGCTGGACGTACGCGCGATGGCGGGAGCATCTGGAGCGGCCCGGCGTGGAGACGTGGGTCGCCCACGACCGGGGCACGCCGGCCGGGTACGTGGAGCTGGAGGCGCAGGACGAGGGGGTCGTGGAGATCCTCTACTTCGGGCTGCTGCCCGCCTTCCGCGGCCGGCGCATCGGCGGTCATCTGCTGTCGTACGGCGTGGCCCGCGCCTGGGACCTGGCGGACCGCTGGCCCGGGGTGAAGCCGACCGCGCGGGTGTGGCTGCACACGTGCAGCAAGGACGGCGAGCACGCCCTGGGCAACTATCTGCGCCGGGGATTCCGGCTGTTCGACACCACGGTGGAGGACGAGCCGGAGAGGGCCGCGCCGGGCCCGTGGCCGGGCGCTTACCCCGCCTGA
- a CDS encoding putative leader peptide: protein MPGTGIALVSRRHVDLGRMSSAICPAR from the coding sequence ATGCCTGGAACTGGAATCGCCTTGGTGAGTCGGCGGCACGTCGACCTCGGCCGCATGTCCAGCGCCATCTGTCCGGCGCGCTGA
- a CDS encoding nitrite/sulfite reductase, giving the protein MAATPQKPAAAQKPATATPRRRASRHRGEGQWAAGHFTPLNGNEQVKKDDDGLNVRTRIETIYSKRGFDSIDPADLRGRMRWWGLYTQRKPGIDGGKTAVLEPEELDDTYFMLRVRIDGGALTTRQLRVVGEISQEFARGTADITDRQNVQYHWIRIEDVPEIWERLEAVGLSTVTACGDTPRVMIGSPVAGIAEDEIIDGTPALEEMKRRVLGNKAYSNLPRKFKTAISGSPVLDVVHEINDVAFVGVRHPEHGPGFDLWVGGGLSTNPKLGVRLGAWVPIEDVPDVYEGVLSIFRDHGYRRLRNRARLKFLVADWGAEKFRQVLEDEYLGRRLTDGPAPAEPVSRWRDHIGVHRQKDGRFYVGFAPRVGRVDGATLTKIADVAEAHGSGRVRTTVEQKMIVLDVEESQVDSLVESLEALDLSARPSPFRRGTMACTGIEFCKLAIVETKARGASLIDELERRMPEFDEPITINLNGCPNACARIQVADIGLKGQLVLNDQGEQVEGYQVHLGGALGLEAGFGRKVRGLKVTADELPDYVERVLKRFQEEREDGERFASWVTRASEEALS; this is encoded by the coding sequence ATGGCCGCCACCCCGCAGAAGCCTGCCGCCGCGCAGAAACCTGCCACCGCGACCCCCCGCCGCAGGGCGAGCCGTCACCGCGGAGAGGGACAGTGGGCCGCGGGACACTTCACCCCGCTCAACGGCAACGAGCAGGTCAAGAAGGACGACGACGGTCTCAATGTGCGGACACGCATTGAGACGATCTACTCCAAGCGGGGCTTCGACTCGATCGACCCCGCCGACCTGCGCGGCCGGATGCGGTGGTGGGGCCTGTACACCCAGCGCAAGCCCGGGATCGACGGCGGCAAGACCGCGGTCCTCGAGCCGGAGGAGCTGGACGACACGTACTTCATGCTGCGGGTGCGCATCGACGGCGGCGCGCTGACCACGCGGCAGCTGCGGGTCGTCGGTGAGATCTCGCAGGAGTTCGCGCGCGGGACCGCCGACATCACCGACCGGCAGAACGTCCAGTACCACTGGATCCGCATCGAGGACGTGCCCGAGATCTGGGAGCGTCTCGAAGCCGTCGGCCTGTCCACGGTCACCGCCTGCGGCGACACGCCCCGCGTGATGATCGGCTCCCCCGTCGCGGGCATCGCCGAGGACGAGATCATCGACGGCACCCCGGCGCTGGAGGAGATGAAGCGCCGCGTCCTGGGCAACAAGGCGTACTCGAACCTGCCCCGCAAGTTCAAGACGGCCATCTCCGGCTCGCCGGTGCTGGACGTGGTGCACGAGATCAACGACGTGGCGTTCGTCGGCGTCCGCCACCCCGAGCACGGGCCCGGCTTCGACCTGTGGGTCGGCGGCGGCCTGTCCACCAACCCCAAGCTGGGCGTGCGGCTCGGCGCCTGGGTGCCGATCGAGGACGTGCCCGACGTCTACGAGGGCGTCCTGTCCATCTTCCGCGACCACGGCTACCGCCGGCTGCGCAACCGCGCCCGGCTGAAGTTCCTGGTCGCCGACTGGGGCGCGGAGAAGTTCCGCCAGGTGCTGGAGGACGAGTACCTGGGGCGCAGGCTGACCGACGGTCCGGCGCCCGCCGAGCCGGTGTCGCGCTGGCGCGACCACATCGGGGTGCACCGCCAGAAGGACGGCCGCTTCTACGTCGGCTTCGCGCCGCGCGTCGGCCGTGTCGACGGCGCCACCCTCACCAAGATCGCGGACGTCGCCGAGGCGCACGGCTCGGGCCGGGTGCGCACCACCGTCGAACAGAAGATGATCGTCCTCGACGTCGAGGAGTCCCAGGTCGACTCCCTCGTCGAGTCCCTGGAGGCGCTGGACCTCAGCGCCCGCCCCTCGCCCTTCCGGCGCGGCACCATGGCCTGCACCGGCATCGAGTTCTGCAAGCTCGCCATCGTCGAGACCAAGGCGCGCGGCGCCTCGCTGATCGACGAACTGGAGCGCCGCATGCCGGAGTTCGACGAGCCGATCACCATCAATCTCAACGGCTGCCCGAACGCCTGCGCCCGTATCCAGGTGGCGGACATCGGTCTCAAGGGCCAGCTCGTGCTGAACGACCAGGGCGAGCAGGTCGAGGGCTACCAGGTGCACCTCGGCGGCGCGCTCGGCCTGGAGGCCGGCTTCGGCCGCAAGGTGCGCGGCCTGAAGGTCACCGCCGACGAACTGCCGGACTACGTGGAGCGGGTGCTGAAGCGTTTCCAGGAGGAGCGCGAGGACGGCGAGCGGTTCGCGTCCTGGGTCACCCGCGCCTCCGAGGAGGCCCTGTCGTGA